A single genomic interval of Romboutsia ilealis harbors:
- a CDS encoding PH domain-containing protein — protein MAGNLFGKMAADTLGLSDIGKIISPKDFDKVDGDDYIMNEDGEKIYFVIKSKSDEYVFTNRGLLHVDGTSAVSKKRVVKRHDFYYEKVHSVTLETAGTIDLDIEIKFSFGNNSFSIDVDKKQLEQLKDLYKALVEIGRIQGKNSTSIEDGMNGLKMANEAISRSSLQGNASEIVKELTNFNFNWMQNIRNEYNNKDFGYVFEKYINN, from the coding sequence ATGGCAGGAAATTTATTTGGAAAAATGGCAGCAGATACATTAGGATTATCAGATATAGGAAAAATAATATCACCTAAGGATTTTGATAAAGTTGATGGTGATGATTACATAATGAATGAAGATGGGGAGAAAATCTATTTCGTAATAAAATCAAAATCAGATGAGTATGTATTCACAAATAGAGGCTTATTACATGTAGATGGGACTAGTGCAGTAAGTAAAAAAAGAGTAGTAAAGAGACATGACTTTTACTATGAAAAAGTACATTCAGTAACATTAGAAACAGCAGGTACGATAGATCTAGATATAGAAATAAAATTTAGCTTTGGAAACAATTCATTTAGTATAGACGTTGATAAAAAGCAACTAGAACAGTTAAAAGATTTATACAAAGCATTAGTTGAGATAGGAAGAATACAAGGAAAAAATAGTACATCTATTGAAGATGGTATGAACGGCCTTAAGATGGCTAATGAAGCAATATCAAGAAGTTCACTACAAGGAAATGCATCAGAAATAGTAAAGGAGTTAACGAATTTTAACTTTAATTGGATGCAGAATATAAGAAATGAATACAACAACAAAGATTTTGGATATGTTTTTGAAAAATATATAAATAACTAA
- a CDS encoding YczE/YyaS/YitT family protein, producing MESTLKFDKTNLKLRIVFFLVGLLIMALGISIIAISNFGNGPWDAVNIGLSEKTGLSIGLCMNIVAFIQIIIGGIIRKEFPNIATMITSIFLGLFIDFWMLFLGDIIITETLMKFAVFILALPIISIGISIYLVSKLPNTPLDYFMLAIKSKLNLSLMMSKITSESIGLVLGFILGGTIGIGTIIIILAIGPMIQYLQKPCNYVFCKLSQKTEVTTA from the coding sequence ATGGAAAGTACTTTAAAATTTGACAAAACTAATTTAAAACTTAGAATAGTATTTTTCTTAGTTGGACTTCTTATTATGGCTCTTGGTATATCTATTATAGCTATTTCTAACTTTGGAAATGGACCTTGGGATGCTGTAAATATTGGATTAAGTGAGAAGACTGGTTTATCAATTGGACTATGCATGAATATTGTAGCATTTATACAAATAATTATAGGCGGAATAATTAGAAAAGAATTTCCTAATATTGCAACTATGATAACTTCTATATTTTTAGGATTATTTATAGATTTCTGGATGTTATTTTTAGGTGATATCATTATAACAGAGACTTTAATGAAGTTTGCTGTATTTATTTTAGCTTTACCTATAATAAGTATAGGTATATCTATATATTTAGTATCTAAACTACCTAATACTCCACTTGATTACTTTATGTTAGCAATAAAGTCTAAGCTTAACTTGTCTTTAATGATGTCTAAGATTACATCTGAATCAATCGGACTTGTACTTGGATTTATTTTAGGGGGTACTATTGGAATTGGTACAATTATAATTATTTTAGCAATAGGGCCTATGATTCAATATTTACAAAAACCATGTAATTATGTATTTTGTAAATTATCTCAAAAAACAGAAGTAACTACTGCATAA
- a CDS encoding bifunctional folylpolyglutamate synthase/dihydrofolate synthase: MDYQESLKYIEESHKFGIRLGLDNMSKLLELLGNPQDKLNIIHVAGTNGKGSTCSFITSILKEAGYKVGLYTSPYLETFTERIRINGENIPKEDVARIVTLIKEKIEQMVSEGYSYPTEFEIVTTMAFYYYYEQGVDFVALEVGLGGRYDATNIIKKSDLSVITSISLDHVGILGDTVAKIAYEKGGIIKENGVVVVYDQSDEAKNVIKDICKEKSAKYIEVKFDDINIKQSDINSQVYDCTIIGERYEDLEIKLIGEHQVNNSILALSAIEILKQLKHLNINEDDIRRGLINTRWPGRIEKILDIPTFIIDGAHNEDGARSLAKAIDKNFKGKKATLLIGMLEDKDIDGVLEILMPYFDKVITTTPDNDRAINSEILKEKISKYIDNVISKENIEDAVNYTLKNAKEDDIIISAGSLYMIGTVRTLLNDRIMLNY, from the coding sequence ATGGATTATCAAGAATCATTAAAATACATAGAAGAAAGTCATAAATTTGGAATTAGGCTAGGTTTAGATAATATGTCTAAATTATTGGAACTTTTAGGAAATCCGCAAGATAAATTAAATATAATTCATGTTGCAGGAACTAATGGAAAGGGATCAACATGTTCATTTATAACTAGCATATTAAAAGAAGCTGGATATAAAGTAGGATTATATACATCTCCATATTTGGAAACTTTTACAGAAAGAATAAGAATAAATGGCGAAAATATACCAAAAGAAGATGTGGCTAGAATAGTTACATTGATAAAAGAAAAAATAGAACAAATGGTATCAGAAGGGTATAGTTATCCAACTGAATTTGAAATAGTAACTACAATGGCATTTTATTATTATTATGAACAAGGCGTTGATTTTGTAGCCCTTGAAGTCGGACTAGGTGGTAGATATGATGCTACAAACATAATAAAAAAATCAGATTTAAGTGTCATAACATCAATAAGCTTAGACCATGTAGGCATATTAGGAGATACAGTTGCTAAAATTGCCTATGAAAAGGGTGGAATAATAAAGGAAAACGGAGTAGTTGTAGTTTATGATCAAAGTGATGAAGCTAAGAATGTAATAAAAGACATCTGCAAAGAAAAGAGTGCAAAATACATAGAAGTAAAATTTGATGATATAAATATAAAGCAATCTGACATAAATTCTCAAGTGTATGACTGCACAATAATAGGAGAAAGATACGAAGATTTAGAAATCAAATTAATAGGAGAGCATCAAGTAAATAATTCGATACTAGCGTTAAGTGCAATTGAGATTTTAAAACAATTAAAACACTTAAACATAAATGAAGATGATATAAGGCGTGGACTTATAAATACAAGATGGCCAGGTAGAATAGAAAAAATACTGGATATACCTACATTTATAATAGATGGAGCGCACAATGAAGATGGAGCCAGATCTTTAGCTAAAGCAATAGATAAAAACTTTAAAGGTAAAAAAGCTACTCTTTTAATAGGAATGTTAGAAGATAAAGATATAGATGGTGTTTTAGAAATACTTATGCCTTATTTTGATAAGGTAATAACAACTACGCCAGATAATGATAGAGCAATAAACAGTGAGATTTTAAAGGAAAAAATATCTAAGTATATAGATAATGTTATATCTAAAGAAAATATAGAGGATGCAGTAAACTATACTTTAAAAAATGCAAAAGAAGATGATATTATTATAAGTGCAGGATCTTTATATATGATTGGAACAGTTAGAACCCTATTAAATGATAGAATAATGTTAAATTACTAA
- a CDS encoding TIGR03905 family TSCPD domain-containing protein, which produces MKITFKPSGVCCREISFEVDDNNIITSIDFTGGCPGNLLGLKSLVIGQNAHDVANKLANIPCGGKVTSCPDQLSKAINENLK; this is translated from the coding sequence ATGAAAATCACATTTAAACCTAGTGGTGTTTGCTGTAGAGAAATATCTTTCGAGGTTGATGATAATAATATCATAACTAGTATCGATTTTACAGGAGGATGTCCTGGTAACCTTTTAGGACTTAAAAGTTTAGTAATTGGTCAAAATGCACATGATGTTGCTAATAAATTAGCTAATATACCATGTGGCGGAAAAGTTACATCTTGCCCGGATCAATTATCTAAAGCTATCAACGAAAACCTAAAATAA
- a CDS encoding beta-propeller fold lactonase family protein — translation MKVYVSNYLSRSISILDYSTLEFERDIKLDENIYPHNFCIDKEQQLAYIPSSLDGELYVIDLSIGKVIDDISIGGKLANIALCNGELFISNEDSNSIYVLDVKTLNPIGVIGVDNMPHGSDIDCINNKLYVACINSIICIDTYNKSICKKIETDFKAWHVKLDRNRKEIYTSTLDGKVVVIDEESLKITKIIDKFLLPVQICFNYDAKKIYIADMGHKKVIILDYDTGEILDYIDINGDPQGLYISNDYKLLFISDTKNNLIKIYKTSDNTLIKNIKVGKEPTTILCV, via the coding sequence TTGAAGGTATATGTTTCTAATTATCTATCAAGAAGTATTAGTATACTAGATTACTCAACTTTGGAATTTGAAAGAGATATAAAGCTAGATGAAAATATATATCCACATAACTTTTGTATAGATAAAGAACAACAATTAGCATATATACCAAGCTCATTAGATGGAGAGTTATACGTGATTGATTTATCAATAGGAAAAGTTATAGATGATATATCTATTGGAGGAAAATTAGCCAATATAGCATTGTGCAATGGAGAATTATTTATATCAAATGAAGATTCAAATAGCATTTATGTATTAGACGTAAAAACATTAAATCCTATAGGAGTAATTGGTGTAGATAATATGCCACATGGATCTGATATAGATTGTATTAATAATAAATTGTATGTAGCTTGTATAAATTCGATAATTTGTATAGATACATACAATAAAAGTATATGTAAAAAAATTGAGACAGATTTTAAAGCATGGCATGTGAAATTAGATAGAAATAGAAAAGAAATATATACATCAACGCTAGATGGAAAAGTTGTAGTAATAGATGAAGAAAGCTTAAAAATAACAAAGATAATAGACAAATTTTTGTTACCAGTTCAAATTTGTTTTAATTATGATGCTAAAAAAATATATATAGCGGATATGGGCCATAAGAAAGTAATAATATTAGATTATGACACTGGTGAAATATTAGACTATATAGATATAAATGGAGATCCCCAAGGACTTTATATATCAAATGATTATAAATTATTATTTATATCGGACACTAAAAATAATTTAATAAAAATATATAAAACATCAGATAATACATTAATAAAAAATATAAAAGTAGGAAAAGAGCCTACAACAATACTTTGTGTGTAG
- a CDS encoding DUF4364 family protein, translating to MFENSSEELASHKLLILYILDKINMDLTNSQITQVVLETEMMNYFSLQQFLSQLMESKFLTTYKESDREYYSLTQKGLEILEYFLSRIPEDVTKKIDDYITLNKQSLLSDTEVKSSFIQQNNNEFIVNLRVIENQSSLIDLNLNVSSEKQAQQICNNWKKNASYMYAEIIDLLIKENH from the coding sequence ATATATTTTAGATAAAATTAATATGGATTTAACTAATTCTCAAATAACGCAAGTTGTTCTAGAAACTGAAATGATGAATTATTTTTCTCTTCAACAGTTTTTATCTCAGCTTATGGAATCTAAATTTTTAACTACATATAAAGAATCTGATAGAGAATATTATTCTCTTACTCAAAAAGGACTTGAGATTTTAGAATACTTTTTATCTAGAATTCCAGAAGATGTTACTAAGAAAATAGATGATTATATTACTCTTAATAAACAAAGTTTACTATCTGATACTGAAGTAAAATCAAGTTTTATTCAACAAAATAACAATGAATTTATTGTTAATTTAAGAGTCATAGAAAATCAATCTAGCTTAATAGATTTAAACTTAAATGTTTCTTCAGAGAAACAAGCTCAACAAATCTGTAATAATTGGAAAAAGAATGCATCTTATATGTATGCAGAAATTATAGACTTATTAATAAAAGAAAATCACTAA